The nucleotide sequence ATGCCCAGCATGGCGATTGAATAGAAAATCCCCATGAATATGGCAGCAATGGCCCCTTTTGTTTTTAAAAACTGAGTAAATTTCATAGGCTGCTTTTCCCTTTCTTAAGCTAAATAGGCCTCAAACAAAGTACTTTATTTAAAGTGCTTTGTTTGAAATACTCTACTAGTTTAGTGTGTTCTTTTTATAAAGTCAATTATTTTCTTCTGAATCAATATGTTTAAAAGTCAGTTATATTGAAAATTAGGTAATCATTTAACATAAAGGTTACAATTTGGTTGTTATGTTGATGTAAATCATCGCTCCATCGCGGAAACGGGGCATTTTAAAATAGCAAATATGGGGCAATAGTTTCACAGCATGAGGCTTTAATTGGTGAATTGAGAGAGAAAATTTTCTCATGGATTTCATTGTCGGTATTGTGGAAGTAAATCAGTGGTTCGTTACGGCAAACGAGATGGTCGCTAACAGACAGTTTAATGGTGTTTCTAGAAGCATTTACAGCTTTATTTAGTGTGGTTTCAATTTCTCGGCAAAAGGAAAATGGAAAGTGAGTTGGACAGGAAAAAGCAGATGCTTATCTTGGCAAGTGCTCATAGAACTTGGGAAACCGCAGATAAGTTAAGGCTGAGAAACATGGCATTCTAAATGTAAAGATTACTCATGTTGTTTCATAGAAAATACAAATGCACATAAAAAATGAGCTGGGAAATTATCTCCAAGCTCATGAATTTTACTGTCTGTTTTTTACTAAAGCCTTTGTTAGTAGAAGAGTAACACTAACAAATTATACAAGGAATGAATAATAATTACTGACCAAAGAGAATTACTTTTTTTATATACAAACCCAAATACAATACTCAATACAAAAACGCTTATTATAGAACCCAAAATATTAGGGAATTCAAACAGACCTTTATAAAACCAAATAGGAAAATGGATAGATACAAAAAGTAAAGATGTAATTGTGTTCGCTATCCAGAATCTATAAGAATCTACAAATTTTCTTAATAAAAAACCTCTAAAGACAATTTCCTCGGTTATTCCAACTAACAGAACAGTATTAAGCCATTGGTTAAATCCTATTTGAAAATTAATATTTTTCTCTAAAATAATGACATTAACGACTACAAAATAGGATATGAAGATTATGGATACCCAACCTGTCCATATCAGCCCTTTTTTAATATTATTACGTAATCCTAAAAAGGAAGACGGGTCACTTTTTTCCACAATTTTAACTAAAAATATGACTGGAACAATCCAAACAGCTATTTTAGTGACAGCTGATGCTATAGCTCTGGGAACAGAATCCATCAAATTTAAATATTGAACTAACCACAATTCTCTGATACACCATAGTGTAAAAAATGTTATGAAATATACCCAAATATAATTCTTGTTTGATTTTACACTTACCAAAACAACACTTCCTTTTTCTACTAAACTGCCTCGTTAGTTTAAGTACGTCTCTTCATAATATTCGGATTTATTTTAACATAAATATCCAGTTGGGATTAAGCAAATTTAAATATGTGAAGCGAGTTCTTCATACCATTTTACAATTAATCAACCTTTTCCTTTAACATAGCCTAAGTGAAAATAAAAGAGTCGGAAGAGAATTGGGTAAGTGAGTGTGCCTATTATCATCCATCCAGAAACGATGCAAAATTCACTCCTCTTTAAGTAGTTATTTTTGTAGTTAGAGTACAGGTTTTGTACTTTTATCAAAGTGCATTTGATAGAATATAAATACCATGTCAATCAGGAAGAAACTATATACATTTGATGCATGGGGTAAGTCACTTTGTTCTTTTTTCACTTGCTTTAATGGTGAAACAGGACATATGTGAGAAGAGTTTAAAAGGCAAGGCCATATTGCCTTTTAATTCTTTAATCAGTGGAAAGAGCTTATTATGTCGCACGAAGGAGTGCTTACGAGTGGAAACATTGCTTATTTATCAGAATGATACATCTAATAAATTTTGGAAAATATACGTGTCCGGCAACTCATTTACTGTAACATATGGAAAGGTTGGCACAGGGGGATCGGTAAAAGTAAAAGATTTTGAATCAGAGGCGGCTTGTCAAAAGGAAGCAGAGAGGCTCATTCAATCTAAATTAAAAAAAGGATATGTATGGTCAAGGTCTGCTTATCAAGTAATTAAAGAAAGGGCGATGACAGAAGAGCGGTTTTGGGAGCTGCTCGGGACATCTAAAGAGAAAGGGCAGAGTATAGACGAGCAAATCGAGTGGTTAGTCACCTATTTGTCGAGAAAATCGATCAAGGACATTGTTATGTTTGATTCAATTTTCAATCAGCATTATTACCAATCCTATACATCTGATTTGTGGGCGGCTGCTTACATCGTTATGGGGGGATGTTCAGATGATTGCTTTGATTACTTTAGAGCATGGATACTTTACCTTGGACAAGAGACGTATGAAGAAGCGATTAAGAACCCAGAAACTCTTCTCCCGCATTTTAAGAGATTAGAAGAGCAAGAGGACATTCCGCAGCTGGAGGAACTATTGTATATTGCCAGCTCTGCTTATGAGGAAAAAACAGGACTAGATGATGAGGCGTATTTCAAGGTGTATGATCAATTAGTAAAAGATGATGAAGGTGAACCAGAAATGGAGTTTGACTGGGAGGAGGAGGATGAAGAAGGATTGCGGAAAAAATTCCCTCTGTTGTGGGCAGAGTATGGAGAAAAGCCATTATGAGGATGAGAGAAGATAGTAGTTATGTTGATCCCTCAGGCTACAAATTGCTCTTGCACTAATTTGCATAAAGTGGAAGTCTTTTCAGGCTTCAGAAGAGGGAATAAAAGAGTCGCCCCTAGACGGGAGAATACAATTGTTTGGAGTTTGAGCCACTGACATTCCTTGCGGTAAGTTGGTGGCTGTTTGCATGTGCTCTCTTCAAAATAACAGCCGTCTGGCCTGACTGCACGGACGCCATTTAAAATTAGACGGATGGACTGGGAGATTTAGTCGTTTCTAAAAAAAGGCACCAGAATAAGATAATAGTGCAGGGACAAACTTTTTGAAAGGAGTGAACGTGAATGCCAATTATTAAACCCTTTATGGCTTCGAGAAAGTTTTTCGCTACCATAGGAGACGGGACAGGTACTGGTGCGACCTTTGCCATTGCGGCTACAGCTTTTACTGACGATACGGGAGCAGCTGCCACAGCATTTCCAGGGTCACTTGCTTATTATGTTTTATATATAAATGCTCAGCCGCAAACAGCTGATACTTCAACTCTTACACCTACAGAAATAACGATTCCAGGCGGTGACGTGCTTGATCCGGCCACTCCAATTCTTATTGAAGTTGTAGTTAACTAGCGGGTTTTTATTGAATGGACTAGTTTCCCTTTAGGGAAACTAGTCCATTCAGACTGTAGACAAACTCAATGAAATTCTAGAGTTTGTCTACAGTCCTTTTTATTTTGCTTGTGAATAGGAGCTGTTGATTTCCATTCCAGGCGCTTCGCTTTCCGCGGGGCGGGCGGTGAGCCTCCTCGCCGCGAAAGCGCCTGCGGGGTCTCACCTGTCCCGCTGATCCCGCAGGAGTCTTTGCGCCATCCATTTCAATCAACAGGGGTTACAAAGTTAGAGTAGCCGTACAACCATACCTGTTTTAAAATAAATAGATCAAACGCTTGAGGTGAGAAAGATGCTTTCGAAAAACAATCCAATCCAACGGAATCAAATAGAAATGATCGCTCTAGACCAGCTTGTACCAGAGAATCACCTGGTCCGTAAAATGGAGGCAGCGATGGATTTCTCTTTTATTTATGACTTGGTGGAAGGATTGTATGCGGAAGTGGGCCGCCCAAGCATTGATCCAATTATTTTAATTAAACTAACATTTATCCAATATGCCTTTGGCATTCGATCCATGCGCAAGACGATCGAGGAAGTGGAAACGAATATGGCCTACCGCTGGTTTCTCGGTTATGGATTCCATGATAAAGTGCCGCATTTCTCTACCTTCGGTAAGAACTACGAGCGTCGCTTCAAAGATACCGACCTGTTTGAACAGATCTTCTATCGTATCTTAAAAATAGCTGCCGAGAAAAAGCTCATTAGTGCGGAGCACGTTTTTGTGGATTCCACTCATGTAAAAGCTAGCGCGAATAAGCGTAAATTTGAAAAGAAAATGGTTCGCAAAGAAACACGCGCGTATCAGGAACGCCTCCAAGAAGAGATTAATCAGGACCGAGAGGATCATGGAAAAAAGCCGTTCCCGCCAGATAAGTTCGATAAAGAAGAAACGAAAGAAATCAAGGAAAGTACAACCGATCCGGACAGTGGCTACTACGTTAAAGACGAACGAACCAAACAATTTGCCTATTCCTTTCACGCGGCCGCAGACCGTAAGGGATTCGTAATTGGCACAATGGTCACACCAAGCAACACACATGACAGCCAGATCTTAGAGCCGTTAATGGAGAAAGTGATAGAAAAGGTAGGAAAACCTAAAGCTGTTGGTGCAGATGGAGCTTACAAAACACCTGCCATTGCCAGTTATTTAATGGAAAACGGCATGACACCTGCCTTGCCTTATACACGGCCGCGCACAAAAGAGGGCTTCTTCAGAAAGCATGACTATGTGTACGATGAACATTTTGACTGTTACCTTTGTCCGGCAGGGGAAGTATTGAATTACTCAACGACGAATAAGGAAGGCTATCGTGAATACAGATCACCCAAACAGGTTTGTACCTCCTGCCCTTTTTTAGCTAAATGCACGGAAAGCAGAGATCATCAAAAAGTGGTGACACGCCATATTTGGCAGAAATATATGGAAGAGGCCGACCATCTTCGCCACCACGAAGAAGTTAAAGCGATTTATGCGGAGCGAAAAGAAACGATTGAGCGTGTATTCGCAGATGCAAAAGAAAAGCATGGCATGCGTTGGACAACGTTAAGGGGACTTAAAAAATTGTCGATGCAAGCGATGCTTACTTTCGCTGCCATGAATCTCAAGAAAATGGCCAGCTGGACTTGGCGAGAACCAGAAATGGCTTAAATGATGACCTCGGAGAGGTCTATCTTTCTCTCGAATGGCTTTAAAACTACCGAAAAATCAAAAGGGGTTCGGAATAAGACTATTCCGAACCCCTTTTGTCGACAAACTGAATGGACTAGTTTCCCTTTAGGGAAACTAGTCCATTTTTTATTTTACTATATCCCTTTATTCCTCAAGATAAGAGAGAAGCAGCTATCACTTTTTATCCATTAATGGTTATAAATTGAAGTGTAATCGGTACGCCTTCTGCCGGGGGCTGATCCGTCAATAAAGTTAATTCTCCTGCTTCTACTTTGTAGTCACTCTGAGGTTGGATCATGCCATTGATAAACAAATTGATATAAGAAACTTGGCTCGGTGGCAATATTTCTGTTGTTCCGTATTGCTCTAATCCATCGCTGTTAGTATAAGTAAGTTTTTGTCCATCTGAAAAAGTGAAGTATAGTGAATTTTGTGCAGGAATGGGACTTGGAATAGAGGGGCCAGGAGGACCGGGAGGCCCAGGAGGACCAGGTAATCCCTGTGGTCCGGGCCTTCCTTGAGGGCCGCGTGGCCCAGGAGGACCGGGTTCACTTTTTTCTTCCGAACGTTCAGGAATGGGGCAGGAATAGAAACGAGGCCATGTGCTTCTTGTGTGTTTTTTTTTTCGATAATTGTTGGAACGTGTTCTCTTGCAGTTTATCCCACATTGATAAGGTTTGTTGGGAGGATAAGGATGTTTCCCAGTAGACACCCAATACTTACATGATGGGCTATATCTAGATGAGCATCTACATGATTGATCGCTAAAATGACAGTTTGGGCATAAGTTCAATCAAATCACCTCTTCATTCAGTTACTATATTTTATTAATTACTAGACAAAGTGCCTGTGCTTATAAGCTAGAACAGAATCCTGGCACTTTTGCCGTTTTGGATAGCATTTCCCTTAAATCGGTTTCATTTCTAAGTTCTCAGCCGTGCGCATAGGATGAATCATAGGCAGAGAAGAATTTAACATTAGGAGAATGCGTTATGCCAACTGGAATCATAGAATTATTAATATCTAGGCCTAATACAGCGATAGTAACTAAATCAGGGGATGATTCTAAAGGTTCAATTGGAGGGTCTCCCTTCAAGACGATTAACGGAGCGATAGCAGCCATAAATGCATTAGGTGCTACAGGAATAACGATTCTTGTATTTCCAGGAATGTATGACGAGAAAATAGTGATGCCTCCAGGGAATTCATTAAGGGGTCTCAGTTTATCAACTGTAACGATTCGCCAACAAAATGTAACGGCAAACTCAACCTTAGTAACTATGGGTGAAAATACAAGAGTAGAAGACGTCAGTTTGCTGTTAACTTCCTCCAACCACGTTTCCCTAGTCGGGATCGCTTTTCCTGGAACTACCTCGCAGACCGCTAAATTGCGAACAACGTCCCTAACAGTGGATAACTCTGCTGCTTCAACCACCGGTACATCGAATGTTTATGGAGTTCACTCTTATGGCACAGGAAATCCCCTGGATTATGTAGATGCTGTCAGGTCGTCAGTAGTAGTAGTGAGATCAGCGGGTCTCGGCACAAAACGAGCATTGCTAGTAAACACAACTGCCCATCGGTTTAATTGCCGTGACAATAATTTTTTAGTGACAAGCGCAGGAGGGGCGGTTCATATATAGGTGCGGAAGTCAATCAAATAGGAGCACAACTGGTAATACGGGCATCAACCGTTCAAGGGGTGACAGCTGATATTTCTCAAACAGCGGGAACGCTCACTGTGGGTACGACAAATCTGTTTAATTCCAATGCTAATAATTTAAGTTTCTCTGCTGTCTTACAGCCTTCTACTGTGATTTGGGGAGATCCAGGCAGCTTGCCTAAAGGAGCTACCCGATTTTATCGTCCGGGAACAGCTGCTGTTTCAAGTACGGAAATCTTTATCCGGCTAAGCCAAAAGTGTCTTTTAAAATCATTAAGTATCCGGTCGTTAACCGGGCCGGGAGCTGGCAATACAGATATTTGGACCGTTCGGAGAAATGGTGTTGATACGCTTCTTGCCGTTTCATTAACAGGTACACAAACTGCGAATATCAATAATGCGGCATCCGTTTCTTTCCAGGCAGGGGACAGTCTTTCATTAAAAGTAACGACAAGTGCCGCAACCACTGTGACAGACACCGTTATTCAAGTGGATGTTTTTTAGGCAGCAAACAAAGAACATAAAAATTTGAAAATCGAAGTTGTATCTATTTAACAACCGTTGGATAGGAATAGCGTTTTCTATGTATAAACGGTTTTTCAAATATACACAACAATATAAGGGTAACGAGACGGCAGGCGAAAGTTTTTAAAGTGATAAGCAGATAAAGAAGCCGGAAAACCAATTGGTTGCCGGTCTTCTCTTTTTATAGATGAACGATTTACTCCAATCAGACCTATGACACACAACACGGGTTTTTATGAGAAGCGACCGCAGGGATAGGCTATTTACAATAGTTAAAGAGGATAAAAAGGGCAAAACGGCTTTGACTAAATAAAGTTGAAAGATAGGGAAATATTTTATAAAATTTAGAAAAGCGAAAAGAATTTTATTTTAGTAGCATAATAGGTTGTAATCAGGAAAGGAAGCATATATAATGTCTACTATATAAAAACAAATGTACACTAGAAAAGAACACGGGAGTGAGGAATTGTGAGAGACAACGTAAAAGTAGGTTTATTAGGGTTAGGCACAGTCGGTACAGGGGTTGTAAAGATGATTCAAAATCATCAGGAGCAGCTCATTCATCAAGTAGGATGCCCAGTATCAATTAAAAAAGTACTAGTGAAGAATCCAGACAAAGTTCGGGATGTCGAACTCGATAGCAGCCTCCTCACTACAGATCCGTACGATGTAATTAATGATTCAGAAATCGATGTGATTGTTGAAGTCATCGGTGGAATTGAAGAAACACGCCAGTACATAATTGATGCCTTAAATTTGAAAAAGCAGGTCGTTACTGCTAATAAAGACTTAATCGCTCTTCATGGCTCAGAATTGCAGAAAATCGCTGTGGAAAATGGCTGCGATTTATTCTATGAAGCAAGTGTAGCCGGTGGCATTCCAATCATTAAAGGATTGGCGGATGGCCTGGCTTCTGATAAAATCCAAAAGATGATGGGGATTGTGAACGGAACCACAAACTATATTTTAACGAAGATGACGAAAGACGGTCTTTCTTATGAAACGGCTTTGAAAGATGCCCAAGACTTAGGGTTTGCGGAAGCCGATCCAACATCTGATGTGGAAGGTTTGGATGCAGCACGCAAAATGGCGATTCTCGCCCGTCTTGCTTTCTCTATGGATATTGAGCTGGATGATGTATCCGTAAGCGGCATTTCAAGCGTAACGAAAGACGATTTGAAATATGGCAATATGCTCGGTTACACAATGAAGCTGATCGGCTACGCTGAACAGGAAAATGATCGGGCGGAAGTAAGTGTTCAACCAACATTCTTAGAAAACAATCATCCGCTTGCTTCTGTCCATGACGAATATAACGCTGTTTATGTGTATGGGGAATCCGTCGGTGAAACAATGTTCTACGGTCCGGGAGCGGGAAGCTTACCGACTGCTACTTCTATTGTAAGTGACGTTTTAGCGGTTGTTAAAAATATGCGTCTCGGCGTAAATGGCCGCAGCGTGCTGACACCGCAATTTGACCGTCAATTAAAAGAGGCGGATGAATGTTTCGCTAAATACTTTATCCGTTTACACGTTCGTGATGAAGTAGGTGCTTTTTCCGAACTGACAAAATTATTCTCTAGTCATTCGATTAGCTTCGAAAAAATTCTTCAGTTGCCGCTTGAAGAAGAAGGAGTAGCGGAAATTGTGATTGTTACTCATAAAGCTTCGATGGAAAACTACCAAAATGTATTAACACAAGTAAAAGACCTAGGTGTAGTCAAAGGTGTGGAAAGCTTCTACCGGGTTGAAGGAGAGGGAACAACAAGATGAAATGGGAAGGCTTAATTAAACAATACAAGGAATTTTTGCCGGTAACAGAACAAACACCGGAACTGTCTTTAATGGAAGGGAACACACCGTTGATTCCGCTCCACAACTTGTCTAAAAAGCTTGATATTGATCTTCATGTAAAAACAGAGGGAACTAATCCAACTGGTTCTTTTAAAGACCGCGGCATGGTTATGGCTGTAGCAAAAGCGAAAGAAGAAGGCAGCAACACGGTAATCTGTGCTTCTACCGGCAACACGTCAGCTGCGGCGGCGGCTTATGCAGCCCGTGCGGGAATGCGTGCGATTATCGTTATCCCTGAAGGCAAAATCGCCATGGGAAAACTAGCTCAGGCGATGATGTACGGTGCTGAAATCGTTTCAATCGAAGGAAACTTTGATGATGCGTTAAAAATGGTCCGCAATATTAGCGAGCATTCACCAATTACGCTTGTTAACTCAGTTAACCCATACCGAATTGAAGGCCAAAAGACAGCTGCTTTCGAAATTTGTGATCAGCTTGGCAAAGCGCCGGACGTTTTAGCTATTCCTGTAGGAAATGCCGGTAATATTACAGCTTA is from Bacillus sp. PK3_68 and encodes:
- a CDS encoding type II CAAX endopeptidase family protein gives rise to the protein MVSVKSNKNYIWVYFITFFTLWCIRELWLVQYLNLMDSVPRAIASAVTKIAVWIVPVIFLVKIVEKSDPSSFLGLRNNIKKGLIWTGWVSIIFISYFVVVNVIILEKNINFQIGFNQWLNTVLLVGITEEIVFRGFLLRKFVDSYRFWIANTITSLLFVSIHFPIWFYKGLFEFPNILGSIISVFVLSIVFGFVYKKSNSLWSVIIIHSLYNLLVLLFY
- a CDS encoding DUF4240 domain-containing protein translates to METLLIYQNDTSNKFWKIYVSGNSFTVTYGKVGTGGSVKVKDFESEAACQKEAERLIQSKLKKGYVWSRSAYQVIKERAMTEERFWELLGTSKEKGQSIDEQIEWLVTYLSRKSIKDIVMFDSIFNQHYYQSYTSDLWAAAYIVMGGCSDDCFDYFRAWILYLGQETYEEAIKNPETLLPHFKRLEEQEDIPQLEELLYIASSAYEEKTGLDDEAYFKVYDQLVKDDEGEPEMEFDWEEEDEEGLRKKFPLLWAEYGEKPL
- a CDS encoding DUF4183 domain-containing protein, which encodes MPIIKPFMASRKFFATIGDGTGTGATFAIAATAFTDDTGAAATAFPGSLAYYVLYINAQPQTADTSTLTPTEITIPGGDVLDPATPILIEVVVN
- a CDS encoding IS1182 family transposase, with protein sequence MLSKNNPIQRNQIEMIALDQLVPENHLVRKMEAAMDFSFIYDLVEGLYAEVGRPSIDPIILIKLTFIQYAFGIRSMRKTIEEVETNMAYRWFLGYGFHDKVPHFSTFGKNYERRFKDTDLFEQIFYRILKIAAEKKLISAEHVFVDSTHVKASANKRKFEKKMVRKETRAYQERLQEEINQDREDHGKKPFPPDKFDKEETKEIKESTTDPDSGYYVKDERTKQFAYSFHAAADRKGFVIGTMVTPSNTHDSQILEPLMEKVIEKVGKPKAVGADGAYKTPAIASYLMENGMTPALPYTRPRTKEGFFRKHDYVYDEHFDCYLCPAGEVLNYSTTNKEGYREYRSPKQVCTSCPFLAKCTESRDHQKVVTRHIWQKYMEEADHLRHHEEVKAIYAERKETIERVFADAKEKHGMRWTTLRGLKKLSMQAMLTFAAMNLKKMASWTWREPEMA
- a CDS encoding DUF4183 domain-containing protein is translated as MSTGKHPYPPNKPYQCGINCKRTRSNNYRKKKHTRSTWPRFYSCPIPERSEEKSEPGPPGPRGPQGRPGPQGLPGPPGPPGPPGPSIPSPIPAQNSLYFTFSDGQKLTYTNSDGLEQYGTTEILPPSQVSYINLFINGMIQPQSDYKVEAGELTLLTDQPPAEGVPITLQFITING
- a CDS encoding homoserine dehydrogenase, whose translation is MRDNVKVGLLGLGTVGTGVVKMIQNHQEQLIHQVGCPVSIKKVLVKNPDKVRDVELDSSLLTTDPYDVINDSEIDVIVEVIGGIEETRQYIIDALNLKKQVVTANKDLIALHGSELQKIAVENGCDLFYEASVAGGIPIIKGLADGLASDKIQKMMGIVNGTTNYILTKMTKDGLSYETALKDAQDLGFAEADPTSDVEGLDAARKMAILARLAFSMDIELDDVSVSGISSVTKDDLKYGNMLGYTMKLIGYAEQENDRAEVSVQPTFLENNHPLASVHDEYNAVYVYGESVGETMFYGPGAGSLPTATSIVSDVLAVVKNMRLGVNGRSVLTPQFDRQLKEADECFAKYFIRLHVRDEVGAFSELTKLFSSHSISFEKILQLPLEEEGVAEIVIVTHKASMENYQNVLTQVKDLGVVKGVESFYRVEGEGTTR
- the thrC gene encoding threonine synthase, with protein sequence MKWEGLIKQYKEFLPVTEQTPELSLMEGNTPLIPLHNLSKKLDIDLHVKTEGTNPTGSFKDRGMVMAVAKAKEEGSNTVICASTGNTSAAAAAYAARAGMRAIIVIPEGKIAMGKLAQAMMYGAEIVSIEGNFDDALKMVRNISEHSPITLVNSVNPYRIEGQKTAAFEICDQLGKAPDVLAIPVGNAGNITAYWKGFKEYNEKFGTGLPKMHGFEAEGAAAIVKNMVIEQPETVATAIRIGNPASWDKAVAARDESGGKIDLVTDEEILAAFELITKEEGIFAEPASCASIAGIIKHRKSGEIPAGATVAAVLTGNGLKDPQTAIDQIAKKPVVLPNEEKAVFDFIQGVVRA